A region from the Desulfomarina profundi genome encodes:
- a CDS encoding DPP IV N-terminal domain-containing protein: MNIIRTTAGLFILITLFFTGNASGAGRVYLDITAPETRKINIAVPWFTNKNLDGHRQRLGRDMADTLAKSLKFHGIISILPISQYGGSLKADWKRHGVDYVVFGSYSITPKNIKLELRLFDVAGNEVIMGKSFSGPMGQKDKMLFKFCDHVIKTLTGINGIANTKIAFVSRVKKTKEVYLTDILGKKLRQITRHRNLTVSPRFKPDGIYLTYTSYHTGNQNLYITDLRQSKTTRVLSRRKGLNLAPAWSPDGDRMVLTLSKSGTPDLYLLDSRGNILEQLTSKSGINVSPTWSPDGRYIVFVSDRSGKPQLYLLDMRSRKIRRLTFEGTENAEPNWSPTENKIVYSSLRNGVYQLFTMNPLKDETPTQLTVDLSHHESPVWSPDGNQIAFAKRDGKRHQIYVIMKDGSFQRRMFSFPGSQTYPQWSR; this comes from the coding sequence ATGAATATAATACGGACGACAGCAGGTCTTTTTATTCTCATAACTCTTTTCTTTACTGGCAATGCTTCTGGAGCAGGTCGGGTCTATCTCGACATCACAGCTCCGGAAACAAGAAAAATTAATATTGCCGTTCCCTGGTTTACCAATAAAAATCTTGATGGCCATCGGCAGCGCCTTGGCAGGGATATGGCCGATACTTTGGCAAAATCACTAAAATTTCATGGCATTATTTCAATTCTGCCAATCTCCCAATATGGTGGCAGTCTCAAGGCTGACTGGAAGAGACATGGTGTTGATTACGTTGTTTTTGGAAGCTACAGCATTACACCGAAAAACATAAAACTAGAACTTCGTCTCTTTGATGTCGCGGGAAATGAAGTTATCATGGGAAAATCCTTTTCAGGTCCAATGGGCCAAAAGGACAAAATGCTTTTTAAGTTTTGTGATCATGTTATCAAAACACTCACAGGAATAAATGGTATTGCAAATACAAAGATTGCATTTGTATCCAGGGTTAAAAAAACAAAAGAAGTGTACCTTACCGATATACTAGGTAAAAAACTCAGGCAGATCACCCGGCACAGAAATCTTACCGTCTCCCCCAGGTTCAAACCTGATGGTATTTATCTCACGTATACCTCATACCACACAGGTAACCAGAATCTCTATATTACTGACCTGCGCCAGTCAAAAACAACCCGTGTTTTATCAAGAAGAAAAGGACTCAATCTTGCACCTGCCTGGTCACCAGACGGTGACCGCATGGTCCTCACTCTCTCTAAAAGTGGCACTCCAGACCTTTATCTCCTTGACAGCAGGGGAAATATACTTGAACAGCTGACCAGTAAATCAGGTATAAATGTTTCTCCAACATGGTCTCCGGACGGTCGTTATATCGTTTTTGTTTCAGATAGAAGCGGGAAACCACAACTGTATCTTCTGGATATGAGAAGTAGAAAAATAAGGCGACTTACTTTTGAAGGTACGGAAAATGCTGAACCAAACTGGTCTCCCACTGAAAACAAAATTGTTTATTCAAGCTTGAGAAATGGAGTATATCAACTCTTTACAATGAATCCGTTAAAAGATGAAACCCCAACCCAGCTCACCGTTGATCTCAGTCACCATGAATCTCCGGTATGGTCGCCTGACGGGAATCAGATTGCTTTTGCAAAACGTGATGGCAAAAGACACCAGATATACGTTATAATGAAAGATGGATCATTCCAAAGAAGAATGTTCTCTTTCCCTGGTAGTCAGACTTATCCTCAATGGTCTAGATAG
- a CDS encoding energy transducer TonB, with protein sequence MSESEWKIPSTIAIGLHFLLIAGAMYLPGLFDAKPKFADIYTVSLINVAEVAPEPVVEKAPAVKKNKPVVKTKKISPAAVHVKKVVKSPKKTVSIKPLKRKKRKKVRRKTKTRSRNELARIKRQKLAEALRQEEIAEEKARRALEELQRERELLKKDTFTQSAARQSAPVKKTSGNSRISGSMNLLEGQYHAAIFARLHQFWSLPEYMQKKPDLTAVVVITINKNGHIANMFFERKSGDRIFDQFVTKTIESASPLPPIPPAMKKQRYEIGLRFKPGSIR encoded by the coding sequence ATGTCTGAAAGTGAATGGAAAATACCGTCCACTATCGCAATTGGTCTGCATTTTCTTCTTATAGCCGGAGCCATGTATCTTCCCGGCCTTTTTGATGCGAAACCTAAATTTGCCGACATTTACACTGTCAGCCTCATAAATGTTGCAGAAGTTGCGCCGGAGCCGGTTGTGGAGAAGGCTCCGGCTGTAAAAAAAAATAAACCGGTTGTGAAAACCAAAAAAATTTCTCCCGCAGCAGTTCATGTAAAAAAGGTCGTAAAATCCCCTAAAAAAACTGTCTCCATTAAACCTCTTAAACGTAAGAAAAGAAAAAAAGTCCGAAGAAAAACCAAAACCCGGAGTCGTAATGAACTTGCAAGGATAAAGCGACAAAAGCTTGCTGAAGCATTGCGGCAGGAAGAGATCGCCGAGGAAAAAGCAAGAAGAGCTCTTGAGGAATTGCAACGGGAACGGGAACTGCTCAAAAAAGATACTTTTACGCAATCTGCTGCCAGGCAATCCGCACCTGTCAAAAAAACATCAGGAAACAGCCGGATCTCAGGAAGTATGAATCTTCTGGAAGGACAATACCATGCAGCAATTTTTGCCAGATTGCATCAGTTCTGGTCTCTTCCCGAGTATATGCAGAAAAAACCTGATCTGACCGCGGTTGTGGTTATTACGATCAACAAAAACGGTCATATTGCAAATATGTTTTTTGAAAGGAAATCCGGGGACAGGATCTTTGATCAATTTGTCACAAAAACCATCGAGTCAGCCAGTCCCCTGCCGCCAATTCCTCCAGCGATGAAAAAGCAGCGATATGAAATAGGATTACGCTTTAAACCCGGTTCAATACGATAG
- the tolR gene encoding protein TolR, protein MGPVRGNGRKRLVSDINVTPLVDVMLVLLIIFMVTAPMMTQGLNIDLPETTSKSLRQEEKPIIVTIDKDGQISINNVVQVRALMVQELEKNYAMNKKQPIFLRADKNVPYGIVVGVMADIKAVGFDKIGMITKPSEKK, encoded by the coding sequence ATGGGACCAGTACGTGGGAATGGAAGAAAACGACTAGTGTCTGATATCAATGTAACTCCCCTCGTTGATGTTATGCTTGTTTTGCTTATTATTTTTATGGTCACGGCTCCCATGATGACCCAGGGGTTGAATATCGACCTGCCCGAAACGACTTCCAAGTCGTTGAGGCAGGAAGAAAAACCCATTATCGTTACTATCGACAAGGATGGACAGATTAGCATAAACAACGTTGTTCAGGTGAGAGCCCTCATGGTACAGGAACTGGAAAAAAATTATGCCATGAACAAGAAACAGCCCATTTTTCTGAGGGCTGATAAAAATGTACCATACGGAATCGTTGTGGGAGTAATGGCTGATATCAAAGCTGTAGGATTTGATAAAATAGGTATGATTACCAAACCTTCTGAAAAAAAATAG
- the tolQ gene encoding protein TolQ, translated as MQLSITNMVLHAGPVGQLVMFTLLIFSIVSWTIVFTKARLFKKVRLDSEDFLETFWSSANLSEALVAAEDFDYSPEAEVFITGFNELQKINKIRSKKETGISGESLDMQLATMDNLKRAVRKAESRKINFLGKNLPFLATTGSATPFIGLFGTVWGIMVSFHDIGQRGSASLAVVAPGISEALVATAAGLAVAIPAVIFYNHFSNQLDYIQSEIDNFTTDFLNLVERDMISRV; from the coding sequence GTGCAGCTATCAATAACTAATATGGTTCTCCATGCTGGCCCGGTGGGTCAGCTGGTTATGTTTACTCTCCTGATATTTTCCATTGTTTCCTGGACAATAGTTTTCACAAAGGCCCGACTGTTCAAAAAAGTCCGATTGGATTCAGAAGATTTTCTTGAAACTTTCTGGAGCTCCGCCAATCTGAGCGAGGCACTTGTCGCTGCAGAGGATTTTGACTATAGCCCCGAAGCAGAGGTTTTTATAACAGGTTTTAATGAACTGCAGAAAATCAACAAAATCCGCAGCAAAAAAGAAACCGGCATATCCGGTGAATCCCTGGACATGCAGCTGGCAACCATGGATAATCTTAAACGGGCTGTACGCAAGGCTGAATCCCGGAAAATCAACTTTTTAGGAAAAAATCTGCCCTTTCTGGCCACCACGGGAAGTGCCACGCCTTTCATTGGCCTGTTTGGAACAGTCTGGGGAATCATGGTTTCCTTCCACGATATCGGCCAGCGGGGATCAGCTTCCCTTGCAGTAGTCGCTCCCGGCATTTCCGAGGCCCTTGTAGCTACGGCAGCGGGACTCGCTGTAGCCATTCCAGCAGTCATTTTTTACAATCATTTTTCTAATCAGCTTGATTATATCCAGAGCGAAATTGATAATTTCACAACAGATTTTTTAAATCTTGTTGAAAGAGACATGATAAGCAGGGTGTAG
- a CDS encoding 3-hydroxyacyl-ACP dehydratase FabZ family protein, which yields MKQSVIDLIPHRPPFLWVDTILSFDENSIVTEKYIPDDLDIFTGHYPENPIMPGVLLCEIIFQSGALLMAQKGLVNEDGIRKVPVLTRIENAKFKRTVNPGDSVTVHVTLKEILAGVCFLKGKLLTGRKTAVTVNFSCAMVAPTK from the coding sequence ATGAAACAGTCAGTCATAGATCTTATCCCCCACAGGCCGCCCTTTCTCTGGGTCGACACTATTTTATCCTTTGACGAAAACAGTATTGTAACGGAAAAATATATTCCCGATGATCTGGATATTTTTACAGGTCATTATCCTGAAAATCCCATAATGCCGGGAGTTCTGCTCTGTGAGATAATTTTTCAGAGTGGTGCTCTTCTCATGGCCCAAAAAGGTTTAGTCAATGAGGATGGAATCCGAAAAGTGCCGGTTCTTACACGCATAGAAAATGCCAAATTCAAGAGAACTGTCAACCCCGGTGATTCTGTAACCGTGCATGTCACTCTTAAAGAAATTCTGGCAGGCGTGTGTTTTTTAAAAGGAAAACTATTAACCGGCCGGAAAACAGCAGTTACAGTGAACTTTTCCTGTGCTATGGTAGCTCCGACGAAATAA
- the fabG gene encoding 3-oxoacyl-ACP reductase FabG, with protein MNIFKGQKVVITGATRGIGKAISEAFVKEGAHVIGIYGENTKTAELFLEENIEHASSITLFQCDISDKDAVQKLFSEIEEQFEDIDVLINNAGIRKDSVLALMQEQDWQDVIDVNLSGTFFMCKHAVLLMMKKKYGRIINITSPVSHLGFSGQANYAASKAGQIGLTRTLAKEVARKKITVNCVSPGFIATEFINDLTREQVAAYKKMVPMRRFGTPQEIAESVLFLAGPGAGYITGTVLEITGGL; from the coding sequence ATGAATATTTTTAAAGGACAGAAAGTAGTTATTACAGGCGCAACCCGGGGAATCGGCAAAGCCATTTCAGAAGCTTTTGTTAAAGAGGGTGCTCATGTTATTGGTATTTATGGGGAAAACACAAAAACTGCCGAACTTTTTCTTGAAGAAAACATTGAACACGCATCCTCCATCACATTATTTCAATGTGATATTTCAGATAAAGATGCGGTACAGAAACTTTTTTCAGAAATTGAAGAACAATTCGAAGATATAGATGTACTGATCAATAATGCGGGCATAAGGAAGGATTCTGTTCTGGCGCTCATGCAGGAGCAGGATTGGCAGGATGTTATTGATGTAAACCTGAGTGGTACGTTTTTCATGTGCAAACATGCAGTTCTACTCATGATGAAAAAGAAATACGGTCGTATTATCAACATTACCTCTCCCGTCTCCCATCTTGGGTTCTCAGGACAGGCAAATTACGCTGCCTCCAAAGCCGGACAAATAGGACTGACCCGTACTCTTGCAAAAGAAGTTGCAAGAAAAAAAATCACAGTAAACTGTGTGTCACCAGGCTTCATTGCAACAGAATTTATTAATGATCTCACCAGGGAACAGGTGGCTGCCTATAAAAAAATGGTTCCTATGCGTCGTTTTGGCACACCACAGGAAATTGCAGAAAGTGTTCTTTTTCTGGCAGGCCCCGGGGCCGGATATATTACCGGAACAGTACTTGAAATTACCGGCGGACTGTAA
- a CDS encoding phytoene desaturase family protein: MPKTFSQLSENYDAIIIGSGLGGMTTANRLAYCGHRVLLLEHHHRLGGLATWFRRKGHIFDISLHGFPYGMVKTCKKYWNKAIMESIVQLKNIVFDNPQFSLRTTFDKEDFTRILEHHFSISRPVIDRFFETVSGMNFYDDQTLSTRELFEDFFPGRTDVHRFLMEPITYANGSTLDDPAITYGIVFSNFMNRGVFTFRGGTDKLIGMMADELEKNGVTLCTQARVDRIVVERGKVRGVEVFGKVITAKAVVSNSGITNTIYNLTGKDVFSDEFMGRADKIRVNNSSCQVYIGIKNGESIKDIGDLIFSSTAPQFDSEELLDVETKSKTFSIYYPKTRPGLNRYTVVASMNSRYGDWSGLNEDLYQARKRELITRSVKDLQRYLPDVADKIDWTEAATPKTFNRYTLHTRGTSFGTKFEGLDISRSIFKEVPGLFHVGSVGIIMSGWLGAINYGVIVSNDVDSYLRS; the protein is encoded by the coding sequence ATGCCAAAAACATTTTCACAGCTCTCAGAGAATTACGATGCCATAATAATTGGTTCCGGTCTTGGCGGAATGACCACGGCAAACCGGCTTGCCTATTGTGGCCACAGGGTTCTTCTGCTGGAACACCATCACAGACTCGGTGGTTTGGCCACCTGGTTCAGGCGCAAGGGTCATATTTTTGACATTTCTCTCCACGGCTTTCCATACGGCATGGTCAAAACATGTAAAAAGTATTGGAATAAAGCCATCATGGAATCAATAGTTCAGCTCAAAAATATAGTTTTCGATAACCCGCAGTTTTCCCTGCGGACAACCTTTGACAAGGAAGATTTTACCCGTATCCTGGAACATCATTTTTCCATATCCCGCCCAGTCATCGATCGTTTTTTTGAGACTGTATCCGGAATGAATTTCTATGATGACCAAACCTTGTCCACCCGTGAACTTTTCGAAGATTTTTTCCCGGGCAGAACTGATGTACATCGTTTCCTTATGGAACCGATAACTTATGCAAACGGTTCAACCCTTGATGATCCCGCGATCACCTATGGAATTGTTTTTTCCAATTTTATGAATCGTGGCGTTTTTACTTTCAGGGGAGGCACTGATAAACTGATCGGCATGATGGCTGATGAGCTGGAAAAGAACGGTGTCACTCTCTGTACCCAGGCACGTGTTGACAGAATTGTGGTTGAACGAGGCAAGGTTCGGGGAGTTGAAGTGTTTGGCAAGGTCATTACTGCAAAGGCTGTGGTTTCAAACAGCGGTATTACAAATACAATTTACAACCTGACCGGCAAAGATGTTTTTTCTGATGAATTTATGGGCCGTGCAGATAAGATAAGAGTCAACAATTCCAGTTGTCAGGTTTATATCGGAATTAAGAATGGTGAAAGTATTAAGGATATCGGCGATCTTATCTTCAGTTCAACTGCACCTCAATTTGATTCGGAAGAATTGCTTGATGTAGAGACAAAATCCAAAACATTTTCAATATACTACCCGAAAACACGGCCGGGATTGAACCGCTATACCGTGGTTGCTTCGATGAACAGCCGTTATGGAGACTGGAGCGGGCTGAATGAGGATCTTTACCAGGCAAGAAAAAGAGAACTCATTACCAGAAGTGTCAAAGATCTTCAGAGGTATCTTCCAGATGTCGCCGATAAAATTGACTGGACGGAAGCTGCCACGCCAAAAACATTCAACAGGTATACTCTGCACACCCGGGGAACATCTTTTGGTACCAAATTTGAGGGTCTTGATATTTCCAGATCAATTTTCAAGGAAGTCCCGGGACTTTTTCATGTGGGTTCTGTAGGAATAATAATGTCCGGATGGCTTGGAGCAATTAACTATGGAGTTATTGTTTCCAACGATGTTGACAGTTATCTTCGCTCGTAG
- a CDS encoding phytoene desaturase family protein: MKIPLLVIGGGLSGLAAAIRAARFVPDILILEKHSRPGGLNSYYFRNKILFETGLHAITNYAPPEQKDAPVNRLFRQLKLKRKQFVFCQQFGSEIVFKDKASLRFSNDYRLLESEISHVFPQSIDRFRKLISYLDTIDPFAKTPFRSAKKVLATLLQNDLLVEMLLCPLMYYGSSHENDMDLNQFVIMFQAIYLQGMFRPQGNIKEFLDILISHFTGFGGRIQQNAEVNRILHDGTEVHGVQLVSGEKIECDYILSTIGADETRRLLTDQPSPNRPRLAFTETIFRVKNNPEFLEENRKTIIFYNDADTFRYQRPDDYVDHSSGVICFPAHFHGIEKKNEIEIRATHLANYTQWKNLADNRRNYLAQKKISSGLTLERIENKIGNFRTNIVYEDTFTPVTIERYTSKIDGAIYGSPDKIKDGDIGFTNLFLAGTDQGFLGIIGSMLSGVSIVNRHILPRL; this comes from the coding sequence GTGAAAATTCCGCTTTTGGTGATTGGCGGCGGCCTTTCAGGGCTGGCCGCCGCAATCAGAGCTGCACGGTTTGTTCCCGATATTCTTATTCTGGAAAAACATTCAAGACCCGGCGGTCTTAATTCTTATTATTTTAGAAATAAAATTCTGTTTGAAACGGGTTTGCATGCTATTACAAACTATGCGCCACCCGAGCAGAAAGATGCCCCGGTCAACCGCCTGTTCAGGCAACTGAAACTCAAACGAAAACAATTTGTTTTCTGTCAGCAGTTCGGCAGTGAGATAGTCTTCAAAGATAAGGCCTCACTACGTTTTTCTAATGACTACAGATTGTTGGAGTCTGAAATCAGCCACGTGTTTCCGCAATCAATTGACAGATTCCGAAAACTGATTTCCTATCTTGACACAATTGATCCATTTGCCAAAACTCCTTTTCGTTCAGCAAAAAAGGTTCTTGCCACCCTGCTGCAGAATGATCTTCTGGTGGAAATGCTGCTCTGTCCCCTGATGTATTATGGTTCAAGTCATGAAAATGATATGGATCTGAACCAGTTTGTTATTATGTTCCAGGCCATTTACCTGCAGGGGATGTTTCGTCCCCAGGGAAATATCAAGGAATTTCTTGATATATTGATCAGCCATTTTACCGGTTTTGGCGGCAGAATACAGCAGAATGCGGAGGTCAACAGAATTCTCCATGATGGAACTGAGGTACATGGAGTACAACTTGTTTCCGGTGAAAAAATTGAGTGTGACTATATTCTTTCCACTATCGGTGCAGATGAGACCCGCCGGCTTCTGACCGACCAACCTTCTCCCAATCGTCCTCGACTTGCTTTCACGGAGACAATTTTCAGAGTAAAAAATAACCCTGAATTCCTTGAAGAAAACAGGAAAACTATTATTTTCTACAACGATGCTGATACATTCAGATATCAAAGACCGGATGATTATGTGGATCATTCCAGCGGAGTGATCTGTTTTCCAGCTCATTTTCATGGCATTGAGAAAAAGAATGAAATTGAAATACGTGCCACACATCTGGCCAATTACACTCAATGGAAAAACCTGGCGGACAACCGGCGAAATTATCTTGCTCAAAAGAAAATATCCTCAGGGCTGACCCTGGAACGAATAGAGAATAAAATTGGAAATTTCAGAACAAACATAGTATATGAAGACACCTTCACCCCTGTAACTATTGAAAGATATACTTCAAAAATCGACGGGGCAATCTATGGCAGTCCTGATAAAATTAAAGATGGAGATATCGGGTTTACCAACCTTTTTCTAGCTGGAACAGACCAGGGATTTCTTGGTATAATCGGTTCCATGCTGAGTGGAGTGTCTATTGTGAACAGACATATACTCCCGAGGTTATAA
- a CDS encoding acyl carrier protein: MTSEEIKDLILEIIEDIDDEADFENLDPDQPLRDQLDLDSMDFLDIVMELRKRHQLQIPEEDYPNLASLNSCVTYLQPLLKDA; this comes from the coding sequence ATGACAAGTGAAGAAATTAAAGATCTAATACTTGAGATCATAGAAGATATTGATGATGAAGCTGATTTTGAGAATCTTGATCCTGATCAACCCCTGCGAGACCAGCTTGACCTGGATTCAATGGATTTTCTGGATATAGTCATGGAACTTAGAAAACGCCACCAATTACAGATCCCTGAAGAAGATTATCCCAATCTGGCGTCTCTGAACAGTTGTGTGACCTACCTCCAACCCCTTCTCAAAGACGCCTGA
- a CDS encoding beta-ketoacyl-[acyl-carrier-protein] synthase family protein, with protein sequence MQTRRIVITGVGLTAPNASNLLDFREKLLQGTSEIQEIDLRYFGKAPAGICTFQETKYRKKKENKKGTRAGCIGVYCANEALADAKLDIHHYDVSKVAVVIGLTEHGTVETENEVYNIKQFDYDVKYWTHHHNPRTVLNNPAGEITMNLGITGPHYVVGAACAAGNASLIQATQILRLGEADMVLAGGISESVGSFGIFASFKAQGALGHHADDPRLATRPFDLDRNGIVISEGGCVYVLEELENALKRGAHIYGEIVGYAMNSDARDFVLPYGKRQAECMKLALARAGLAPEDIDLINTHATGTKSGDIEECKAIREVFGRSGKTFVNNTKSIIGHAMGAAGVLELAGNLPAFEDNYIHPTINIDNLDPECALENMVINHALKTDSISTILNNSFGMVGINSAVIIKKFEQDVEK encoded by the coding sequence ATGCAAACTCGTAGAATTGTTATTACAGGTGTCGGACTCACTGCACCAAATGCCTCAAATTTATTAGATTTTCGTGAAAAACTTCTCCAGGGAACAAGTGAAATTCAGGAAATTGATCTCCGCTATTTCGGCAAAGCTCCTGCAGGAATATGTACCTTTCAGGAAACAAAATATCGAAAGAAGAAAGAAAACAAAAAAGGCACCCGGGCTGGCTGCATTGGTGTTTACTGCGCCAATGAAGCACTGGCCGACGCGAAACTTGACATACACCACTATGACGTTTCAAAAGTTGCCGTTGTAATTGGTTTAACTGAACATGGAACTGTTGAAACTGAAAACGAAGTGTACAATATAAAACAGTTTGATTACGACGTTAAATATTGGACGCATCATCACAATCCCAGAACGGTCCTGAACAATCCTGCCGGTGAAATAACTATGAACCTGGGCATTACCGGGCCTCACTATGTTGTTGGCGCTGCCTGTGCCGCCGGAAACGCTTCCTTGATCCAAGCCACACAAATACTGAGACTGGGTGAAGCGGACATGGTCCTTGCCGGTGGGATTTCCGAATCTGTAGGATCATTCGGTATTTTTGCAAGTTTCAAAGCCCAGGGTGCGCTGGGGCATCATGCAGATGACCCACGACTTGCCACACGGCCATTTGATCTTGACAGAAACGGTATTGTCATATCCGAAGGAGGGTGTGTATATGTTCTGGAAGAGCTGGAGAATGCCTTAAAGCGAGGTGCTCATATTTATGGCGAAATAGTAGGCTATGCCATGAATTCGGATGCACGTGACTTTGTTCTCCCCTACGGCAAACGACAGGCGGAATGCATGAAGCTGGCTCTGGCGCGAGCTGGACTGGCCCCAGAAGACATTGATCTTATTAATACCCATGCCACGGGCACAAAATCTGGGGATATTGAGGAATGTAAAGCAATTCGTGAAGTTTTCGGGCGTTCCGGGAAAACTTTTGTCAACAACACAAAGAGCATTATCGGTCATGCAATGGGAGCGGCCGGTGTTCTCGAACTGGCTGGAAATCTTCCTGCATTTGAGGACAATTATATTCATCCGACGATTAATATCGACAACCTTGATCCTGAATGCGCCCTGGAAAACATGGTGATCAATCATGCCCTGAAAACGGATTCTATTTCAACCATTTTAAATAATTCGTTTGGAATGGTTGGAATCAATTCAGCTGTTATCATAAAAAAGTTTGAGCAGGATGTTGAAAAATAA
- a CDS encoding TIGR04211 family SH3 domain-containing protein, whose protein sequence is MYRSLQVIFLILSFFVIFDTCSCLGEEEQQEATGYISDFLVINLRDNIQRPFTVTGVVKSEEEVKIIEENNEYFKVRTQTGKTGWIAKQYVKSALPKSVIIKQLQEKITQLEKKLQGEKDFSSQDDVAVLRDTLKTMKQELDGKNDQIARLSHVSSEGKKIETVVKEKEFILVQLKKLKDTYNNLLEEYTKEKSSLNECHSINSRLKDLQNYYWFGCGALVFLFGILVGKIGGRKKSKFSY, encoded by the coding sequence ATGTACAGATCCCTTCAAGTTATTTTTCTCATACTCAGTTTTTTTGTTATTTTTGACACATGCAGCTGCCTGGGTGAGGAAGAACAACAGGAGGCGACAGGCTATATTTCTGACTTTCTGGTTATAAACCTGAGAGACAATATCCAAAGGCCCTTTACTGTAACCGGAGTTGTTAAATCTGAAGAAGAAGTTAAAATTATAGAAGAAAATAATGAATACTTCAAGGTTAGAACCCAAACCGGGAAGACAGGATGGATTGCAAAGCAATATGTCAAGTCAGCATTACCGAAAAGCGTGATTATAAAACAGCTTCAGGAAAAAATCACCCAGCTGGAAAAAAAATTACAGGGGGAAAAAGATTTCTCAAGTCAGGATGATGTGGCAGTCCTTCGGGATACGTTAAAGACGATGAAGCAGGAGCTTGACGGCAAGAACGATCAAATTGCCAGGCTTTCTCACGTCTCTTCTGAAGGGAAAAAGATTGAAACAGTGGTAAAAGAAAAAGAATTCATTCTCGTGCAACTCAAAAAGTTAAAAGACACCTATAACAATCTCCTGGAAGAATACACAAAGGAAAAGTCTTCTCTTAACGAGTGTCATTCAATAAACAGCAGACTCAAGGATCTGCAGAATTATTACTGGTTTGGTTGTGGGGCCCTTGTTTTTTTATTTGGTATTCTCGTTGGCAAAATCGGGGGAAGAAAGAAAAGTAAATTTTCTTATTAA